One window from the genome of Parasteatoda tepidariorum isolate YZ-2023 chromosome 8, CAS_Ptep_4.0, whole genome shotgun sequence encodes:
- the LOC107437785 gene encoding tetratricopeptide repeat protein 5, producing MSLQESVKKLYEFRDFFFEDHSSELADKKTELLASELNKTLKLFVKEKDESDSCKNAESELLKAKALNVLPEYSPEAFEILTKLVKFHPRLVDALNELGLCFWKKGDVKAAKKCFENALREGKNAESLQNLSMILRQLGETPEEKQKNMLESLEKAKEAVEVNDDGKSWYIVGNANLSLFFSLNQSPNYLKESLLAYNHASQDKAMKCNPDLYYNWAMALKYDENYKLTLEKLELSIKYDPLWTKPQEELESLVNHLKNIQLMISTKGKLKSRKIREIISALKKELDNSNSTETFVNSIGRSETYQHSKISDLQEGSNTGKMLKGKVACHVYCSNSLPFTFCLLDEKENCFAVNVYNMAQGKGVIIGDSVIILDPHIQHFNFAFKDNTYAFSSIRVNSPLQLVANKRRFGRDTVATPQLSVIVKSD from the exons ATGTCTTTACAG gaatctgttaaaaaattatatgaatttagaGATTTCTTCTTTGAAGATCATTCTTCTGAGTTAGCAGACAAAAAAACAGAGCTTTTAGCATCGGAATTgaataaaacactaaaattatttgtcaaggaaaaag atGAGAGTGATTCTTGTAAGAATGCAGAATCTGAACTATTAAAGGCAAAAGCATTGAATGTGCTACCAGAATACAGTCCTGAAGCTTTTGAGATACTAACGAAGCTTGTTAAATTTCATCCACGTTTAGTGGATGCCTTGAATGAACTTGGTTTATGTTTTTGGAAGAAAGGTGATGTCAAAGCggctaaaaaatgttttgaaaatgcttTAAGAGAG GGAAAAAATGCAGAATCTCTGCAAAACTTGTCTATGATATTGAGACAACTTGGAGAAACTCCtgaagaaaagcaaaaaaacatgCTAGAAAGTTTAGAAAAAGCTAAAGAAGCTGTAGAAGTTAATGATGATGGGAAATCATGGT atattgtaGGAAATGCCAACTTGAGCTTATTCTTTAGTTTAAATCAGAGTCCcaactatttaaaagaaagccTTCTAGCTTACAACCATgca agTCAAGATAAAGCTATGAAATGCAATCCTGATTTATATTATAACTGGGCaatg gCCTTGAAGtatgatgaaaattataaactgaCATTGGAAAAATTAGAGTTGTCTATAAAATACGATCCCCTTTGGACAAAGCCTCAAGAAGAATTAGAATCATTGGTTAATCacctaaaaaatatacaattgatGATATCAACTAAG GGCAAACTGAAGTCCcgtaaaataagagaaataattaGCGCACTCAAAAAAGAACTTGATAATTCTAATTCAACTGAAACTTTTGTTAATTCTATCGGACGATCTGAGACTTATCAACATTCCAAAATTTCGGATCTACAAGAAGGAAGTAATACCGGTAAAATGCTTAAGGGGAAAGTAGCGTGCCATGTTTATTGTTCTAATTCTTTACCAtt CACATTTTGCTTGcttgatgaaaaagaaaattgttttgctgTAAATGTATACAATATGGCTCAAGGCAAAGGAGTCATCATTGGAGATAGTGTGATTATTTTAGATCCTCAcattcaacattttaattttgcatttaaagacaat actTATGCTTTTTCATCTATTCGTGTTAACAGTCCATTACAGTTGGTAGCGAATAAAAGGAGATTTGGTCGTGATACTGTTGCAACACCACAGCTTTCTGTAATTGTAAAAAGTGActaa